From the genome of Podarcis muralis chromosome 3, rPodMur119.hap1.1, whole genome shotgun sequence:
ATGAGGATGCCGCCGCGGGAGAGGCGCTCGCAGAGCCAGGCGAACAGCAGCCCCAGCTGGAAGGCCAGGAAGCGGAGCAGGGCGAAGGCGGCGAACAGCGGGTACGAGAAGTAGTAGAGGTTGCGCTTGTGAGGggaagccgccgccgccgtcgcCGCAGCTGCCTGTTGCTGGTGGTGCTGGACGGAAGGAGCCGGCCCGGCCCCGGGCGGAGAGGAAGTCCCGGCGGCCCGAGTCGGGGAGCTGGAGGCGGCTGAGcccttcttcttccctctcccGCCCGGAGAATTCATTCACCACCGCCGTCGCCATAACCCGCTGCCAGCGACTGACAACAACCAGCCGCGCGGGCCTGCCATGGCACAGGCTACGCCCCTTTCCCTCAGCCCCGCTATCAGGAACAGGGGGCACTCGCAGGCGCGCGCACGAGGCAATCTGCGCAGCGACGCTTCCTGAATAAGGAGCGCCGTAACAGCAGCCCTTCGCCGGCTGCCTGGACGCTCTCGTCAATTTGCGCCTGCGCGAACCGCAGAAGCGACAATAGGGGGCGTGGTCGGCACTACGGGCGGTAGGGAAAAGAGGCGGGTCAACCCGGAAGGCTACCATCACGCAATTCTTCTCACGTAATTAACGGAGATAGCGGGTTGGCTGGCTGGTGTGTCTCTTAGTGTCGGCGTAAAAGCCAATACAGTACTGTACTAGGTAGGGTTTATGCCCCTCTTCCTCCACTCTACATTGCACCCGCTTTGTGTGGAAGCGGTGCACTCTGGGCAATGTAGTCAGTAAGGGAATACAATGCGTAATGGGAGTTAGGATTTCTTTATTCTGTCCTCAGCCTGTTGACAGAATGTCAAGTcaagaagggagggaggcagggaagtTTTCTAAAGATCCCCGCAAATTAAAAACTAAACTGGGGGTGTTCGAAGTAatataaaacacataaaattaCAGAATGATGCAGCAAAGCTTAAAGAGACTTATGTGATGCTGGTTATGTTTTTGAATAAATGACCTATTTAAAACAAGAATTGTCTAGAAGCCCTATTCACTAttccaatacattttttttaccaTATGGATCATCACAATGTCACTATCTCTTCCTATATAATTTCCCATGTCCATGGGGTAGGCCACTTGTCTGTTCTGGAGGAACAGGTATACAGTATAGTCTGGGGGTGCGTCTCTGGACCCATGTTTGTCTCTTGGTGTGCAAATTACCTTGGTAGCCAAgcatgccttttaccagctttgttAGGGCAGCTCTGGCTGTTCCTATACAGATATGCTTGGCCACTGTGGTCTTGAtatttgtaacctgaagtctaGATTACTGTGATGTGCTCCATGTGGGATCTATGTACCCTTGAACTTAATTGCAGCGGCGCAGAATGCAGCAGGTAGGTTGTTGGCTGGGATATTCTTTCACCATCACCATATAACACCTCTGCTGTGGGAGCTGAACTTGTTGCCAAAAAGCTATCACGCACCATTAAAGGTTTTACTTTCAGTATTCCAAGCCCTAAAAAAGTTGGAATAGGTTTCCTAAGGGACCATCTTGCCTCATATAGCCCTGCCTGGCAATTGCACATCTCTAGAGGAGCACTGCTGAGACTACTGTATGCCTCAGATGTGTGCTTAGTTTGTACTGGAAACGAGGCTTTGAGTGTTGAAGCTCTAGCCCTCAGGAATTAATTACTGCTTGAGATTAGACAGGCGCTCGATGTCTTGATGTTTAGGTGGCTACTGAAGATGTTTTTGAAGACTTTCCCTGAAGTGTGACTCAGTCCTTTTATGGAATATTACTTATTCatatttagaaatgcttttattgtttttggagtgtgtattattatttgttgtttttatctCATTTTATCTTGTGTACTGCTTTGAGGGCATCAGGCTGTGATGAGGTTATTaataacaaattttaaaaatctttggatggcatataaaatatataaaataattggATGGCATATAAAATATAGACAACCTATCTAATTTCTAGTACACAtagaatgcaatcctatgcagaatTAATCACTTTTgaacctattgatttcaatgtaaTACCTAACTGTATAGGATCAGTAATGCATTTATATAAAAGCTAATTCCTAGAATACAATTTTCATGTCACAAATAATAATCATAAGCATGTTGTGGAAAAGCATCAGCTTGGATTTACAGACGTTATAATTTGTACCTATCACAATTATGCTGCCAATGAAAGGCAATCAGATCCATTGTTAAAGGATGCAATTATCTGTCCTGTGGGTCAAATAACATCAGTAAATGAAATATTCCTAACTAGGAGTTTTCCCTCAAATTTTGAAAACCTGCAGTTGTTTTTTCTTGATGAATACTGGAGGCAAACTTGAGTCATACCCTCAGAATGAGTACCCTTTCTTCCAATGGCAGGGTTGCCTGGGATGCTAATATTGTATCCCTGcatcccctcctcctctttgtgCACTTGGAATGAGACTGTGCTTTCGCTGCAATATTGATGCTTCTGAGATTCACCTCCACTGCAGGGAATGGGATGATACCATTGCCCGTATGTTAGCAGAGTCAAGGGAATATTGGGTTCACCCACTTCAATGTAGAGTGACTGATACTCAGCATTTAAAATTAAGTTGCCATGTTGGATGTATCAGCCCTCCTTGTGTTACACTAGAATTAAAGAAACCTGTTGAAAAAAGTAGACTAGAACCTAGTGACTTTCTTACTAGAGTTGCTTTACTACTCAATCCCACCTGGGATATCCTGCTCCGTTCAGGAGAGAGTTTGCTCTTCCTGTCAATTCAACACCGCAAGCTAAATTAGTGGTTTCCCTGTACAAGCACATTTTGAATTACCTGGCCCAGTTCACTTTGAAATTTATGTTCTTTTAATTCGATCCAGCTTTTAAAGGATGCTGGTTGCCATGACCAACAGCTGTTTTACTGCTTGCTTTCCtatatattttttacattttGCACAAAACTTGAGTACTAGTTGCTAGACAAGATGATTTATTATTACACAGAATGAAGAAATACTTCAATAGAATTCAAACTCATTTGATCGGGGTGAAGAGAAGCGAACAAGACCACTCgtcttctttttttattctgaTTTTCACATGCCAGAAACTGAGAACAGGGTTTGTGCGAGGAGCCAGCCTCCACGCTAATTTCCATCTTGAACAGAAGGAGCTGCGGCCGCGACCGAGAGACCCTATCTTTTCAAACAAGCAAATCCCCACCCTGCAGCTTCTCCCTTGGAGAGCAATCTCCATTACGCAGGCGCGCTAGAGGCCCGAATCGCCTACCGCCTGTGAAGCGCGACATTTCCCGGCTCCCTCCTTTACGGCGCGCCGCTATACGACAGCCGAAGTTCCTTGTTTACGACTCGTCTCGCGGATTGTTTCGCTCGTTGCTCCGCGACGAGTGGTTTTTTTTCTTGCTGGCTTTTCATCCTCGAACCCAAGAGCGGCTCGGCTAAGCGGAGGTGAGCGCGGGCTGCCGAGCCGCGGACCGAGGTGCGGCGCCCATCCTCCGCTGAGGCAGCCTTGGGGCCGGGGAGCGGGGAAATGGATGTCCCGGGCCGCCTGCTGCCCTCTTGGCGCTTCTGCCGCTCGGGCTCCGGGGGTCCTTCGGGGCCACGAGGGTCGGTTGCCTTTAAGAAAGGAAAAGCAGGCAGATCGGGCTGCTCCTCGATCGAATGAAGCGTTTCCTTACGGACGCATAGGCTGCAATTGCAGGCACGCTTACTCTGGAGTAGTGCAAGACCCATTAGAATAACGGGGACTTACTGCTGAGTAAACGTGCGCAAGTTCAATACGCAGCCAttacaacagggatggggaatctgtggccctccgaATGCTCTTGGTCTGCCATCCCTACCTGTTTTCTGTGCTTGTTGTGGAGGTTGaggtcagcagcatctggagggccaaaggacgCCCCCCCCTATCATTGCTTTTTATAGCAGTGCATGTAGTTGAccctgtttcccccaccccactcccatttttctggctgcccctcccctcccccccccccggacatttGGATAGAAATTAACCTTTTTGCTTAAAACAACTGACATTCAAACCCCTTGATCTTGTTGTTaagggttatatatatatatatatatatatatatatatatatatatatatatatctgataaAAGATCTCTTAACGGGAAGATATGAAATGTGTCATACCAAAAGACATTTGGAAGTTGTTGGTAACATATGAACTATCAGCTGTACTTAAGAGAGAAGTTTCTAAAACTGGTCACAGTGTAATCAGTAACCTTCTGTTTCCTCCCCACCAAGACTACTTCGTATTTGCTAACTTCCACACATCATGGAGACAGAACAGATTATGGAGAGCCAGCCACAGGTAATGCCAAAACCCCCAACAATACCTGCTTTAGTGAGATTGTGTGTGTAAGAGATATTTTATAATTGTGTGATGCTTTGCAGGTTCCAGAAAATCCTCATGCGGAATATGGTCTTACAGAGAACGTAGAGGTAACTAAGTTTACCGTTAGAGTTAACTATTCCCTGTTGAAATTGGGATCTGCTATATTTTTTTGTGATTGTATTTCTTAACTGTAAGTTTTTAAACTGTATTGTAAATGGTTGTTGCCCATCCTGGGAACTTtgagtgaagggtgggtaataagtTAATAATAGTCTCATCTTGACACTCTTAAAGAGTACAATTTGCTAAAGTTGTTTATTCATAGAATTGAGTGAAGCTAGCGATAGGGGCTCTGATCCAGTCGTGTGTTAGAATAGCTTGTCTAATACAACTTTACAATCTCAGGTATTTATTATAGAAGTGCCTGAGCTCGTGTAGCTAAGAATGAAAgagatttattttgctttcatcCTGGCATTAGTATTACAAAGACTGTTGCATATATGAAGATCCTCATATTGATGTTCACCTATTGAATGCCTTTGTATATTTGTGTGcaaaacaatttttatttcacCATCCAGGTGATTTCACCACCATTCACCTCATCTAGACATTTTTGCTGTAAATTTGTAAAAATCAGGCAAGGAACCAGCAATGGCTGTCTCATGGAGCCATAGTAAGCAAACAGAAttttcaaggaaacaaacatttTTAATGGGGGTTCTGCGTGATTTTTTGAGAAAACATACTTATTTCACTAAATAAGTAAAATGTATGGATTTTTGGTCAATTTTTAGATAGTTCAGAAATGCATGACTTTATATTTTCAACTTAAACACTGGGTTGCTGTCTTCATCTAGTGTTTGTTTACATTTTAAGCGAATAGTGGAAAATGAGAAAGCAAGTGCAGAGAAAACATCAAAGCAGAAAGTAGATCTTCAGTCACTACCTACACGTGCCTATTTGGACCAGACAGTTGTGCCTATCTTACTACAAGGTCTTGCAGTACTTGCAAAAGAAAGGTACCATATTTGTTTATCTTTCATGATTTCATTCTTAACAACGTTCACAAACTTCTGCTTGCAGTCGTTATATAGGCCTAGTTCTTACAAACAGCAAGTGAAGTGGGAAATATATGGCTGGGCTTTACAACAGTGGATAGGAGCTCAGGTGAATGAATTTTGCATGCTAAATAATCATTTGCGCATAAAAAAATGTGGCATTTTGCATCATTAGACCTTACCCCTTGATATGCTGTTTTTCAAGCATTTTTGTATGAAGAGTAATTCATTCATGTGAGCCCACACTTGTATTTTGAACTGATATAGTCCTGACACTTATTGCCACCTCATTTGCTGTGTTTGGGAATGAGACTTTAATGCATGTGTGTGAAGTGTGAACATTTCTACACAAACTGGAAGTAGTTATGCTGGCTCTGGTCATCAGCCTTAATTTGATAAGCACCATGAACAGCATGATGCAGATGAGTATCCAGTTTCATTTTAGAGTTAGCAAAGCTGGAATTGGAAGAGGTCTAAAAAGAACAAGGGTGGAGATCAAGACTGGCCTGTAGTAAATAGAATACAATCTGATTTGACATGGCTGTAATGAGAGACCACAGCATTCATTATCctgggggggtttttttgggggggggggatgaactgcTACTGGATCACTACTTCTCTCCTGTTACTTCTGTAGGAAGAGATGGTGAGAGCTCCTACAGCCAAGCATTCCTAAATCTACATATTTTTAATCCCTGTTTCCATATGTCTAGAGGGGTACAGAGTAGTTTCCTCTCATTTCCCTTCCCAAGCAGAAGGGGATTAGGATAGATAGTAAGGATAAAATAAGTAAATCTAAGCACTTCCCCCTCATTTTTCAGGCCCAATAACAACCATGTCATATTATAGTTCAACAACTTTAAGCCATGGCAGTCCAGTATAGGAGTTAAGGAATTCATTTCCATTTTAAGGAATTTAACACTTGCCCcaagttaaaataaaaaagcagatcaAATGAACAGCtgtaaaaatctgacattctttGAAACTTTGGAATTTAGCCTACCACAGATGAAATTAAGAGAAAAAATGCTAATGATACAAGAAATTAAAATGTTTTCACTAGCAACTCTACATTTACCAAATGCCTGCTACTTATGGCAGAATCCTAACCCATGTCTACTCAGTTAAGTTCTGTTTaatccaatggggcttactcccagataagtaggATTAGGACTGCTGCCATAATGTATTAAAGTAAAATGTTTTGTGATCCCAAACAATACTCAAGTACTTTTAGTCTTTTTAAATCTACTACATACTGTGGGTTCCATTCCTGAAACTACTTTTAGGTGGGTAATTTTGATAATTTAATTGAGGTTAAAAGAATTCTTGAATTGGTAGGTATGTACAAAACCActattctctttttattttcagACCAccaaatcctattgaattcctTGCAGCATACCTGTTAAAAAATAAGGCACAGTTTGAGGACCGAAATTAATTTCATCTTCAGAGGACCATTTGACTGATCAGTATATATGCTAAATAACCATGAATCACTGTCTGATGTATAAAtcctacaaaaacaaaaatatcacTTTTGCTCAatttctttagccttttcttgAGTTATGTCAGCGGCATGGGGAGATAACACTGTGTCAGCAAAATCGACACTGTAGCCGATACATGCGCAGCCTTAGAAGAAGGAGAAAGTATACAACACAGTGAAATTAAAAGTTTTTTGCCAGTGGGAGGGGCCAGGAGGTAAAACAAGGGCAGACACAAGCTGATGACAGCAGCCTTGGGTGGCTTGAGGTTGAAAGCAGGAGCCAGACTCAACTTTTGTTATGCAGTCACATCAGAGACAAAACAGAGAGCCatacccagttcaccagattaggagcccaccgctcttaaccactacaccacactggctctcattgctTTCTttctcattccttccttccttcccacccccaccccctgcaaccaACTGATTGTCATCAGCAGAACCTTCTGACGTGTACTCTGAGAGGCCTCCCCTTCACAGTCCAAAGAATGAGCAGAGGGCCGACTGTCCCATAGCCCATCAAGCTCCCTACTATTTCCCCGAGTCCTATCCTGTGGCTAGCTAAGCTAGACTTTACCAGTGTAGAGGAAAGGGAAACCTAGCAATGAAGATACAACATGGCAAAAGACAAAGCTATTGTTATAAAGGATCTAAGGCAGAGTTGGCATCAGATTTTTATGGTTTACCTTCTCAAACCACACTAGTGGTGTACAGCCCATTAAAtagtttttttattaaaacaaacaaaccggtGCATCAGTTACCAGGTCCAAAGAACAATTGTCTGGTGGATGGATCTAGCAGGCCTAACTTAAATGGGAACAGTAATGATTTCAAGCTGAAGAATAAAGATTGCAGCACAAAAACAAATTTAGTAATAACTACATATTAAAAGAGAGTGCAGGCTTCATTGCCTAGATGGCAGTGGACACAAGCCATATTCATTTACTTGGGTATTCATAGGCCACCTCTCAGGGTTAACCAGGGTGGGTCATGAGACAAAAGCTCATTATAACAAATCACAAAATCACAACCAAAATATAAAAATGTTATAATGACAGCTGCAGTTAAAACATGATGGTTGacagtaaaaatacaacattagtgTAAATACGAAAACCAAGCAGCAAAGAATAAATCATTAAAAGCAGCAGTTAAATGCAGAGTGTTAAAATGTCAGTTTTGAGGAAAGCGTTTTCAAAGCCTGCTTAAAAATCATTGACATAGGGAATAAATGCACCCACTTAGGGAGGAAGTTCCATAATCAGGAGACCAGCACTGCTCAGTAAGACGTATTTGACTACGCTGGTCTAACTTATGATATAATTAAGTAAAAGTATTGCTAAATATAAACTTTTAGATATTTTTTTGGTCTGATGAATTTAAAAAACTCAGtttattatatttaaataaatctgATTGTTATATGTCCCCTTTGGTGATACTGGAGAAGATGACAGAGaactctcattaaaaaaaaatctctgttcatttttaaagggcattttttaattaaaaaaatatttataacaaTAACACACTGTAGTCAAAATAGCCTCAGtactctttatctttaaactccACTGATAAATAAACTATTAGTTGTTAAGCTTGTACCCCTGAAAGATAACACAGCCTTTTGAAGAATAGTGTTACCCATGTTCTCTGCAAATATTTGGTTTATTATTTTAGCCATAACGTTTCATACTTTTCAGTATTACGTAGCCTCCCATATGCTGAACTTTTCTAGCATCTGTTATCATTTTACTGTAAAACTCTGCGTGTTCCTTTCTCATGTTTCTCCAGCAGCTAAACTGGAGAATATCTAATATCTAATacagatatttatttttatgcttcAGTATGTTCagccctagggacgcgggtggcgctgtgggtaaaagcctcagcgcctagggcttgccgatcgaaaggtcggcggttcgaatccccgcggcggggtgcgctcccgctgctcggtcccagcgcctgccaacctagcagttcgaaagcacccctgggtgcaagtagataaatagggaccgcttactggcgggaaggtaaacggcgtttccgtgtgcggctctggttcgccagagcagcgatgtcacgctggccaagtgacccggaagtgtctccggacagcgctggcccccggcctcttgagtgagatgggcgcacaaccctagagtctggcaagactggcccgtacgggcaggggtacctttacctttaccttatgttcagCCCTTGTTTCTAATTAAGCTACTGGGTACTGCAGGCAAAGCAGCAGCCAGGAGAGGGACCCCTTGAGAAAAAGATTAAGGCCATTTTACACAAATGATGCTGAACTAGGGTTGAAAGATTACTGGTGTTTATTTCTGTCCAAACTGTaaaacccatatatatatatttaatagccTCACTGTTGTGCcatgctatttattttatttaaaagttcatacacacatacatactcaGACATATATAttacttaatatttcaaaaatcaccaaacaGTACACAGATATACCACTTTTAATGCAAAATAAAGCAGCTTACAGGGTTAAAAGCAGCAACACCTAACACCGTACGTTACGGGTCAGCTGTTTTAAGCAGCTGATTTGGGGTGTCACAAAAGGGCAGGAAACGGGGGGACCTGAAGCATGAATGGTTGTGTAGATAAATCACAACAGATCCGGCTTGTCCTGCAAGCCACACCTGCTGAAATCTGGTCTTCTGAACATCTATTAAAAGTGCAGGAGCCCTATCCTCTCTTTTACCTGGCCACCTTACTCTGTACCTTTTCACTGAGTGCTTTCCTCTTATCACTCTGTCATCTGAGCTGGTTTGTAAGGATCTTTGACTAAGGGGCTGGTTGGGTCTTTAGCCAAGAAATCTGCTTTCAGTGTCAGATGTCTTTCACAGCCAACTTAGATGAGCAGAAGCACTTTCCAGGCAAAGCCATCATTGGATACAACCTGCATAGGTTTAACATAGCACCATATAGTCAaag
Proteins encoded in this window:
- the DPY30 gene encoding protein dpy-30 homolog isoform X2; its protein translation is METEQIMESQPQRIVENEKASAEKTSKQKVDLQSLPTRAYLDQTVVPILLQGLAVLAKERPPNPIEFLAAYLLKNKAQFEDRN
- the DPY30 gene encoding protein dpy-30 homolog isoform X1, with the translated sequence METEQIMESQPQVPENPHAEYGLTENVERIVENEKASAEKTSKQKVDLQSLPTRAYLDQTVVPILLQGLAVLAKERPPNPIEFLAAYLLKNKAQFEDRN